Sequence from the Myxocyprinus asiaticus isolate MX2 ecotype Aquarium Trade chromosome 44, UBuf_Myxa_2, whole genome shotgun sequence genome:
CCACTATAACTTTAGACCCAGAGTTAGTAAATGGTGCTGTGTTTGAAAAACTATtgacatatatatacacaggggaCTTAAATATGGACAGGTGAGTTTGTGGgaatgtgtaattatttttatctgtatatAGGGGTATATTATATACACTGTCATGGGAAAACCTGGATATATCAGGaaatgtataactattttttatttattttatttattttttatatagttttgttcttctgtgaaattttaaagactacagtacatgttgtttgtgagtgtgtgcatgtgtagagTAAAACCCGCAAGTACAAAATATTAATACCTTACCTAAAATTAGAAATCCACCCCAGTAATCTctctaaaattattcttattttttttttttttttttatccttaacTTGTATTTATGAGTTTACTGGATAAGGAAAGGTCATAACATGTCCATGATCCAAGATTTTATATTGATTTTGTGACTATAGAGGAAATTGTTTAGTTTAGGTGCTGACTGGTCAGCGCCACTCTTATTCACCTTTTTGCCGTCACTAGTCAATTTTAAATGGTCTTTctttgtgacaaattaatttgttttgtttaaaaaacatcatattaacctcaaaactgcatgcatagtaataataaaagaactggcaaaatgctgtttaaaatagttctaGATGGAGAATTGCTTGTCACACTaaaggacatgtcaacttcccaaaagtcaTCCGTGTTAACCACCCATATACTGTGCCAATGAAAGTCTGGTCACTGTACAGATTACGGAATGCATTTTTCTTAAAGTTCCTGTGCTTTGTTGCTCACAGGGAAGAAATTGAAAATTTTCAGAAAGCTGCATCTTACCTTGGAATGCCAAAGATTGTGGCCTACTGTTCCTTAAGCCAAGATGATACCAAAAGTGGTGCTTCACCTGTGAGAAAAACAGAGTATTTAGATCCACGATCCCCGCTGAGCCCAGATGACTATGAACCTCTAGAGCCGATCTCGGAGGTGGAGGAATGTGAGCGGATAAGGGAGGAAATGTCTAAAGAAGATGGGTCTCAGATTGATCTTGCTTCAATGGATGAAGCCCAGTCATCTGGTGAACAGACACCTCTCGGCAAGAGAGGGAGAAAACCCAAAGCCAGGCTCTATGAGGATGGCCTTGAAAGGGAGCAGATTTGTGCTCGGGGAGGAAGAGGTACTGGTAGACCAAGAGGTCGCCCGAGGCTGAGGCCGTTGACTTCTGATTCAACTGCCCAATCGCCAGCTCCACAAACCCCAAGTCCAAGCAGCGTTGTAGGAAGAGGAACTGGAAGACCAAGAGGTCGCCCACGGATTAGGCCATTGTCCACTGACAGAGCTGATTCTGCCAACACTGAAGATAGTTTGGCAGCAACAACAAACGATCAAGAAGGGGAGACACCCATCCACAAAAGAGGGTGCCCCCGAATCAGACCCCTGTCATCTGAAACACCTGAGACCACTGGAGCAGGAGATGACAAAGCAGATGAAGACCAAGGAGACAACCAAGAAACTCTTGAGGAAGATGGCGATAAAACAAATGGTGGTAAGACCAAGACCGATTCAAAGAATCTAAAAGAATTAGCAGTTGTCAAACAAGGGAGAGGTAGACCACGGATTAAGGCGTTATCCACAGAGAACCAACCAACAAACCTTGAGGCGGGAGCTACAAACATTGAAGAAGGCTTAGAACCTGCTAAGACAAAAGAGAACCAAGGGACCCCACGTAAAAGAGGAAGACCTCGGTCCAAGCCACTTACTTCTGAGACAACTGAGTCTTCAAACCCAGGCGATGGTGGAGAAGGAGTTGATGACGGCAAAAGCCAAGGCTCTGAGAAACCTGCGGATGATTGTTCTGAGGAAGGTTCCTCTCAAGGTACAGAAGGCGCAGACGATTCAGAGTCAGGTCCTGGCAAAAAGATCCGTACCAGCACCAGAAAGAGGAGCTTGAGCAGAAAGCTCAAAGAAAGTCAAGCTAGCAATGAGGAAGAAGATGAAGATGACGGTGAGGACTTTGGCAATGACAGTGTGGACTGGGCTGCAGAAGAAGAGGTAAAACCCTTGCAGGATAAACTCAGACCCATTTGTAATGTATGCGGGAACCTCTTCTCAGAGTTGAGCAGCCTGCGCAGACACATGCGTATACAT
This genomic interval carries:
- the LOC127434490 gene encoding myoneurin-like, whose amino-acid sequence is MQHITHSGFLLEQLKRQQERSFLCDCTVAIGQDRFQAHHNVLAAFSEYFSKQCIDIGREDTTITLDPELVNGAVFEKLLTYIYTGDLNMDREEIENFQKAASYLGMPKIVAYCSLSQDDTKSGASPVRKTEYLDPRSPLSPDDYEPLEPISEVEECERIREEMSKEDGSQIDLASMDEAQSSGEQTPLGKRGRKPKARLYEDGLEREQICARGGRGTGRPRGRPRLRPLTSDSTAQSPAPQTPSPSSVVGRGTGRPRGRPRIRPLSTDRADSANTEDSLAATTNDQEGETPIHKRGCPRIRPLSSETPETTGAGDDKADEDQGDNQETLEEDGDKTNGGKTKTDSKNLKELAVVKQGRGRPRIKALSTENQPTNLEAGATNIEEGLEPAKTKENQGTPRKRGRPRSKPLTSETTESSNPGDGGEGVDDGKSQGSEKPADDCSEEGSSQGTEGADDSESGPGKKIRTSTRKRSLSRKLKESQASNEEEDEDDGEDFGNDSVDWAAEEEVKPLQDKLRPICNVCGNLFSELSSLRRHMRIHKGIKPYQCQLCTRSFRQGNQLKTHMRIHTGEKPFGCTSCEARFVQKCQLVSHCRMHHGEEKPHKCDFCEAAFATSSNLKIHIRKHSGEKPYECGECGKRFTQASTLMYHKRRHTGEKPYICDTCGMAFAVSSSLISHNRKHTGVTPYICLDCGKPCLSASELRKHMDIHNGSRKVKCNLCGNTFSDIYSLKKHSIFKHNVLPDQEQQTPSKTDSASCPLNIPIDHQGLIARVRSALVDSPEHEIQMEPLLPPEASLIIQQSAEPHMIIQHADGTEPSMIFQHADSSEAPVIIQHGESGEQVSYVVEQYEIPATAEMEHTQIVIVQTID